One part of the Oryzias melastigma strain HK-1 linkage group LG21, ASM292280v2, whole genome shotgun sequence genome encodes these proteins:
- the nr1i2 gene encoding nuclear receptor subfamily 1 group I member 2 isoform X1 — translation MTRKDASMQTDFEELNVHNEDDMDEDGKVTEDEEPKACGVCGDLAKGYHFNALTCEGCKGFFRRAIKRSSELQCPFLNNCIITKSNRRSCQACRFQKCQAIGMRKEMVMSEEEVLQRRTRIRRRKMHQASAQISPQQEQLIQELVRGHRNTFDSGFSRFTGFRPMDRDLLEEHEHESHLVTSCPFFGQPAAEESQSEPAAPTHSLSCSSSGLCESSETLEDRKRKERGFIFTFLPHLVDLSTYMIQDVIRFSKSLQDFRTVIIEDQISLLKGAAFEMMQIRFNIVFDTATNQWKCGNIIYCIHDAFRAGFQPFLLDPLFKFHHTLRKLDLQEEEYALIQALSLFSPDRAGVQEHQVIDKIHEKLALALKTWIDCKRTDPGKRLLYPKIIACLTELRSMTEEYSKQILQIQDIQPDTISPLLMEVVSKNPCNDF, via the exons ATGACCAGGAAAGATGCATCTATGCAAACCGACTTTGAGGAGCTGAACGTGCACAATGAGGACGACATGGATGAAGACGGGAAGGTCACCGAGGACGAGGAGCCCAAAGCGTGCGGCGTGTGTGGAGATCTGGCCAAGGGTTACCACTTCAACGCTCTGACCTGTGAAGGCTGCAAAGGCTTCTTCAG ACGTGCTATAAAGAGGTCGTCTGAGCTCCAGTGTCCGTTCCTGAACAACTGCATCATCACGAAAAGCAACCGCCGGTCCTGTCAAGCCTGCCGCTTCCAGAAATGCCAGGCCATTGGCATGCGCAAGGAAA TGGTCATGTCTGAGGAGGAGGTTCTGCAGAGGAGAACCCGgatcaggaggaggaagatgcaTCAGGCCTCTGCACAGATTTCCCCCCAGCAGGAGCAGCTCATTCAGGAGCTGGTCCGCGGCCACCGCAACACCTTCGACTCGGGCTTCTCCCGCTTCACTGGCTTCAGG CCCATGGACAGAGACCTCCTGGAGGAGCACGAGCACGAGTCTCACCTCGTGACCAGCTGCCCGTTTTTTGGTCAACCTGCGGCTGAGGAATCCCAAAGCGAGCCTGCAGCACCGACCCACTCGttgtcctgctcctcctccgGCCTCTGTGAATCCTCAGAAACTCTAGAAGATCGCAAAAGGAAAGAACGAGGCTTCATCTTCACGTTTCTCCCACACCTGGTGGACCTCTCGACGTACATGATCCAGGACGTCATCCGTTTCTCCAAAAGCCTTCAGGATTTCCG GACGGTCATCATCGAGGACCAGATATCGCTGCTGAAGGGGGCCGCCTTCGAAATGATGCAGATCCGCTTCAACATCGTGTTCGACACCGCCACCAACCAGTGGAAATGCGGCAACATCATTTACTGCATACACGACGCTTTTCGAG CGGGTTTCCAGCCGTTCCTGCTGGACcctctttttaaatttcaccaCACGCTGCGCAAACTggacctgcaggaggaggagtacGCCCTCATCCAGGCCCTGTCTCTGTTCTCTCCAG accgcgCGGGCGTGCAGGAGCACCAGGTGATCGACAAGATCCACGAGAAGTTGGCTCTGGCTCTGAAAACCTGGATCGACTGCAAACGGACAGACCCGGGAAAACG CCTGCTCTACCCGAAAATCATAGCCTGCCTAACGGAGCTGCGATCGATGACGGAGGAGTACAGCAAACAGATCCTGCAGATCCAGGACATCCAGCCCGACACCATCTCACCTCTCCTCATGGAGGTGGTCAGTAAAAACCCCTGCAATGACTTCTGA
- the nr1i2 gene encoding nuclear receptor subfamily 1 group I member 2 isoform X2, with protein MTRKDASMQTDFEELNVHNEDDMDEDGKVTEDEEPKACGVCGDLAKGYHFNALTCEGCKGFFRRAIKRSSELQCPFLNNCIITKSNRRSCQACRFQKCQAIGMRKEMVMSEEEVLQRRTRIRRRKMHQASAQISPQQEQLIQELVRGHRNTFDSGFSRFTGFRPMDRDLLEEHEHESHLVTSCPFFGQPAAEESQSEPAAPTHSLSCSSSGLCESSETLEDRKRKERGFIFTFLPHLVDLSTYMIQDVIRFSKSLQDFRTVIIEDQISLLKGAAFEMMQIRFNIVFDTATNQWKCGNIIYCIHDAFRAGFQPFLLDPLFKFHHTLRKLDLQEEEYALIQALSLFSPVRTPLNSRLSPTGRKQV; from the exons ATGACCAGGAAAGATGCATCTATGCAAACCGACTTTGAGGAGCTGAACGTGCACAATGAGGACGACATGGATGAAGACGGGAAGGTCACCGAGGACGAGGAGCCCAAAGCGTGCGGCGTGTGTGGAGATCTGGCCAAGGGTTACCACTTCAACGCTCTGACCTGTGAAGGCTGCAAAGGCTTCTTCAG ACGTGCTATAAAGAGGTCGTCTGAGCTCCAGTGTCCGTTCCTGAACAACTGCATCATCACGAAAAGCAACCGCCGGTCCTGTCAAGCCTGCCGCTTCCAGAAATGCCAGGCCATTGGCATGCGCAAGGAAA TGGTCATGTCTGAGGAGGAGGTTCTGCAGAGGAGAACCCGgatcaggaggaggaagatgcaTCAGGCCTCTGCACAGATTTCCCCCCAGCAGGAGCAGCTCATTCAGGAGCTGGTCCGCGGCCACCGCAACACCTTCGACTCGGGCTTCTCCCGCTTCACTGGCTTCAGG CCCATGGACAGAGACCTCCTGGAGGAGCACGAGCACGAGTCTCACCTCGTGACCAGCTGCCCGTTTTTTGGTCAACCTGCGGCTGAGGAATCCCAAAGCGAGCCTGCAGCACCGACCCACTCGttgtcctgctcctcctccgGCCTCTGTGAATCCTCAGAAACTCTAGAAGATCGCAAAAGGAAAGAACGAGGCTTCATCTTCACGTTTCTCCCACACCTGGTGGACCTCTCGACGTACATGATCCAGGACGTCATCCGTTTCTCCAAAAGCCTTCAGGATTTCCG GACGGTCATCATCGAGGACCAGATATCGCTGCTGAAGGGGGCCGCCTTCGAAATGATGCAGATCCGCTTCAACATCGTGTTCGACACCGCCACCAACCAGTGGAAATGCGGCAACATCATTTACTGCATACACGACGCTTTTCGAG CGGGTTTCCAGCCGTTCCTGCTGGACcctctttttaaatttcaccaCACGCTGCGCAAACTggacctgcaggaggaggagtacGCCCTCATCCAGGCCCTGTCTCTGTTCTCTCCAG TCAGAACGCCGCTCAATTCTAGACTTTCACCCACCGGAAGGAAGCAGGTGTGA
- the cfap91 gene encoding cilia- and flagella-associated protein 91, protein MMRTAAVHTVTEELHDPPLGPVYTVPSEVGRSRTRYRTVPSKNHRYRKVLDFGSMFSEHPNYAVIVEPAAPGRAFAAPEQPHTGKNEQVWLRKECRVTGADYWKYLKRPLIPSSRLLLPNVVFAQEDFGVPEQQQPTHFTVGVQTDYRESETQTDPYSPEYVIRRGATASELLQMAALSWGRGLPAGLDEVEMIEWAREKRALEARLPPLDDKSQLNKRRRMLEEILAKEWALRDAKILKLQEARLALLENRLRQRHEAQEDATSERINQIYSEYEEEKEVRLKKIHNAHMRALRKLEAKRKSADGKRERLDIVTEFQRYLLTDSRTKSGSQKSLTNKGVHVHGELHQSVPKPGVKIHKVVDLNLTRVGKAVDLLMKYKAQTEEEKTQQKKRPRRFPVKKKKFTPLASAGGKSPSQSEEEEKTELAVIVLQKLLRGRRTQSQMRKDMEDHRDLMRELRTVHSIDSEEQELLRADEERVTALRDQRDQQREKVSEEEAFHAGVVGAEQELLFDTLSKEMVRLQEERRIHAFALLADRERRRREAEESGRRQEEERRRREEDQIFTQVVQVHQQSVDMYLEDIILETLEKMSNEKAREEIHEKLKQLNEISYAVEKSLDNRQSEEIVSELLYSHLIPGVEKNIFWQSVRQKQRKHLEAAQSIIQGMVASTGGTSSTEGREGETRRDEPGQT, encoded by the exons ATGATGAGAACAGCCGCTGTTCACACGGTGACGGAGGAGCTGCATGACCCGCCGCTCG GTCCGGTCTACACCGTACCGTCTGAGGTGGGCCGCTCCAGAACCCGATACAGGACCGTCCCGTCCAAGAACCACCGTTAT AGAAAAGTGCTGGACTTCGGATCCATGTTCAGTGAACATCCAAACTACGCCGTGATAGTGGAGCCTGCAGCTCCAGGACGGGCCTTTGCAGCTCCAGAGCAGCCCCACACCGG GAAAAACGAACAGGTGTGGCTACGAAAGGAGTGCAGAGTCACCGGAGCCGATTACTGGAAATACTTGAAACG TCCTCTGATCCCTTCTTCACGTCTGCTGCTTCCAAATGTGGTGTTTGCACA GGAGGATTTTGGGGTCCCCGAGCAGCAGCAGCCCACCCACTTTACTGTGGGGGTCCAGACCGACTACAGAGAGAGTGAAACACAGACGGACCCCTACAGCCCTGAATATGTCATCAGACGAGGAGCCACAGCCTCAGAACTCCTGCAGATGGCAGCGCTGAGCTGGG GTCGGGGATTGCCAGCAGGCCTCGACGAGGTGGAAATGATAGAATGGGCGCGGGAAAAGCGAGCGTTGGAGGCCCGCCTCCCTCCTCTGGATGACAAGAGCCAGCTGAACAAGAGGAGGCGCATGCTGGAGGAAATCCTGGCTAAGGAGTGGGCTTTGAGAGACGCAAAAATACTCAA GCTGCAGGAAGCTCGGCTGGCGTTGCTGGAGAACCGTCTGAGGCAGAGACACGAAGCTCAGGAGGACGCCACTTCTGAGAGGATCAACCAGATCTATTCTGAGTATGAAGAGGAGAAGGAGGTCCGGCTGAAGAAAATCCACAATGCCCACATGAGGG CTCTAAGAAAACTGGAGGCTAAGAGGAAAAGTGCAGACGGGAAGCGGGAGCGACTGGACATCGTCACTGAATTCCAGAGATATCTACTGACTGACAGTAGAACCAAGTCTGGAAGCCAAAAATCACTTACTAATAAAG GAGTGCACGTTCATGGAGAACTCCATCAGTCGGTTCCTAAACCAGGAgttaaaatacacaaagttGTTGATCTAAACCTGACTCGTGTGGGTAAAGCTGTGGATTTACTAATGAAATACAAG GCTCAGACTGAAGAGGAGAAGACCCAGCAGAAGAAAAGACCTCGGCGTTTTCccgtgaagaagaagaagttcacTCCTCTGGCCTCTGCCGGAGGGAAATCTCCCTCACAG tcggaggaggaggagaagacaGAACTCGCTGTAATCGTCCTGCAGAAACTCCTGAGGGGACGGCGGACGCAGTCCCAG ATGCGTAAGGACATGGAGGACCACCGGGATCTCATGCGAGAGCTGAGGACTGTCCACTCCATTGACAGTGAGGAGCAGGAGCTGCTCAGAGCTGACGAAGAGCGAGTAACGGCTCTGAGAGACCAGAGAGACCAGCAGAGAGAGAAG GTTTCTGAAGAGGAGGCCTTCCACGCGGGGGTCgttggagcagagcaggagctcCTGTTCGACACTCTGTCCAAAGAGATGGTTCGTCTGCAGGAGGAGCGGAGGATCCACGCCTTCGCACTGCTCGCCGACAGGGAGCGGCGCCGGAGAGAGGCTGAGGAAAGTGGGaggaggcaggaggaggagcgcagACGCAGAGAGGAGGACCAGATCTTCACACAA GTCGTTCAGGTGCACCAGCAAAGTGTGGACATGTACTTAGAGGACATTATTCTGGAGACTTTGGAGAAGATGTCCAATGAGAAAGCCAGAGAGGAGATCCACGAGAAGCTAAAGCAGCTAAATGAAATCTCGTATGCCGTGGAGAAAAG tctGGACAACCGGCAGTCGGAGGAGATCGTGTCGGAGCTGCTGTACAGCCATCTGATCCCAGGGgttgaaaagaacattttctggcaaagcg TGCGGCAGAAGCAGCGTAAACATCTGGAGGCGGCTCAGAGCATCATTCAGGGGATGGTTGCCTCCACCGGGGGAACATCCTCCACTGAAGGACGTGAGGGCGAGACCAGGCGAGACGAACCAGGACAGACCTGA